A stretch of DNA from Armatimonadota bacterium:
CCATCCGGAGTCCTTGAATCCCTTGGCCAGGTTGTCGGCGTCCACCCAGTCCCCCATGATGGTCATGCCCGCCTTGCCCTGGATCACCAGGTCGTTGGCCTGGTCCCAGGACAGGGCCGCGTGGTCGGGATTCACGTACTGCAGCATGCGGGCCATGGTCTGCAGCGCCCGGCGCACCTCCGGGCCGGTCCAGCTGGTGGCGCCGGTCCACAGCCCCTTGTAGGCCTGGGGGCTCATGGACCCCGCCAGGACCACCTCAAACAGGTGCACCGACGCCCAGATCCCCACATCGCCCAGGGCCAGGGGGGTGATGCCCTTGGCCTTCATCCGCTCGGCCAGGGCGAAGAACTCGTCGAAGGTGGTCGGCGGGCGCCAGCCGTTGGCCTGGAAGACCTTCCGGTTGTACCACAGGACGTTGGCCCGGTGGATGTTGACCGGCACCGACCAGTAGCTGGCGCGGTAGCGCAGCAGCTCCAGCACGCCCCGGGGGAACACCCGCTCCCACCCCTCGGAGCGGTACAGGTCGTCCAGGGGCTCCATGTACCCGGTGACCACCCAGGTGTCGATCAGTTCCCGCCCCATGTGGACCTGGAAGGAGTCCGGCGGGTCACCGCCCAGCATCCGTGCCTTCAGCGCCGGCTTGGCCTCGAAGCCGGCGCCGCCGGCCACGGTGGCGTTGATGATCTCCACGCCGGGGTACTGCTTGCGGTAGAGGTCGAACAGCTTCAGCAGGCCCGCCGCCTCCCCGCCGGTGGTCCACCAGGAGAAGATTTCCAGCTTGGCGGCCGGCCCGGCCCGGGCGACCGGCAGGCCGCCCAGGAGGACGGCCAGGACCACGACACTGACCACGCCGGAGAGCAGGCTTCTGCGTCCCATAGGCGGACACTCCCCCCTCTCGTCTGTGTCGACCGCGCGCGGGCGCGTCGTTGTCACGCGTGGCAGTCGGGAAATCCACCGGGAGTATTCTTCTCCGGCGGGGCGTCTCCTCCGGCGGGAGCGGCGGGGACGGGAGCGAACAGGACATCCTGATGGGATCCCCTCTCACCGACGACGCGGTCGCCGCCGCCTTCGCCGCCCGCTTCGGCGGCCCGCCGGCCGTGGTGGCCCGCGCGCCCGGCCGCGTCAACCTCATCGGCGAGCACACCGACTACAACGACGGGCTGGTCCTGCCCGCCGCCATCGGCCGCCACGTCCGCATCGCCGCCCGCCCCTCCGGCACGGATCTGGTGCGGCTGGCCGCCGTCCTGTACGGCGAGACCGCCGAGTTCCCCGCCTCCGACCCCGGCCGGCCCGCCGTCCCGCCCTGGGCCCGCTATCCCCAGGGCGTGGCGGTGAAGATGGCCGACCGCGGGATCCGCCTGCGCGGGGTGGACGCCCTCATCGACGCCGACCTGCCGGTGGGCGCCGGGCTGAGCAGCTCGGCGGCCCTGGAGGTGGCCGCCGCCCTGGTCTTCGAGCACGCCAGCGGGCAGGGGCTCGCGGCGCGGGAGCGGGCGCTGCTGTGCCGGGCCGCCGAGGTGGAGTGGGTCGGCGTGCCCTGCGGCATCATGGACCAGTTCGCCGCCGCCCTGTGCCGTCGCGGCCACGCGCTGTTCATCGACTGCCGGTCGCTGGAGACCCACCACATCCCCCTGCCCGCGGACCTGGTCCTGGCCGTGTGCGACACCGGTGTGTCCCGGGCGCTCGCCGCCTCCGCCTACGCCCGCCGGCGCCAGGAGTGCGCCCAGGCCGTCCGGGCGCTGGCCCGGATGGGCCTGCCGGTGCGGTCCCTGCGGGATCTGACCAGCGACGACCTGCCCGCGGTGGAGCGGCTGCCCGACCCCCTGCGCCGGAGGGCGCGGCACGTGGTCACCGAGAACGCGCGGGTGGTGGAGGCGGCGCGGCTGCTGGAGGGCGGGCAGGCGGACGGCCTGCGGGAAGTCTTTGCGGCGTCCCACCGGAGCCTGCGGGAGGACTACGAGGTCAGCAGCGCCGAGCTGGACGCCATGGTACAGGCGGCCCTGGACGCTCCAGGCTGCGTGGCCGCGCGGATGACCGGGGCGGGGTTCGGCGGCGCGGTGGTGGCGCTGGTGCGCCGCGGTCACGGCGAGGCGTTCCTCGCCGCCGTTGTGGACGGCTACCGCCGGCGGACCGGCCGGGACGGCAGCGCCTTCCTCACCGAGGCCACCGACGGAGCGTCCCTGCGCGGGTGGAGGACGTCACTGCGTTGAAGGCTCAGGGTTGACGGGTGAAGGTACCCACGGGTGAAGTCCCATGGCCGAAGGTGGTTTGGGGCGGGAAACGCCCTCAGTCGTCCAGCACCCGCACCGGATCCGCGACCCGGCCGGCCTGCACCGCGGCGATGGCGGCGGGCAGCCCGTCGGCCACCTCCGACGCCAGCATCCCCGCCTGGCCGCGCCCGGCGGCCAGGAGGTCGGCCGCCAGCCCGTGCAGGTAGGCGGCGCCGTAGGCGGCCTCGGCGGGATCGCGCCCCTGGCCCAGCAGCGCCGCCACCGCGCCGGTCAGGACGTCGCCCATCCCCCCCGTGGCCATCCCGGGGTTGCCCGTCGGCACGATCCACGCGCGTCCGTCCGGGGCGGCGACCACCGTGCGGGCGCCCTTCAGCACCACCACACAGCGGAACCTCTCGGAGGCCGACCGGGCCGATCCCAGGCGATCCCGCTGGATCTCCGCCGCGGACCGCCCCACCAGGCGTCCCAGTTCTCCGGGATGCGGGGTGATGACCAGCGGCCCCCGGGCCCGGGCCAGCGCCTCCGCCCTCCCGGCCAGGACGTTGAGCGCGTCGGCGTCGGCGACCAGCGGCCGCCCGCATCCCAGAAGGAACTCCACAACCGCCGCCACGCCGGCCGTCCGCGACAGTCCCGGTCCGACGGCCACGACGTCCGCGGCGTCGGCCAGCTCCTCCAGGCGGACCAGACAGGCCGGACCCAGGGCGCCGCCCTCGTCGGCCAGCGGCGTCGGCATCCCCTCGGTCACCTGAGAGGCCACGATGGGATAGACCGACTGCGGCACGGCGACGGTCACCAGCCCCGCCCCCGCGCGCAGGGCTCCCCGGGTGGCCAGCACGGCGGCCCCGGTGAAGCCCACCGATCCGGCCACCACCAGAACCCGGCCGTAGGTGCCCTTGTGAGAGTCGGGCCGGCGCGGCGGCAGCAGGGCGCGGACCATGGCGCTATCCACCAGGTGAGTGCGCAGGCCCGGATCGCGGCGCAGAGGCTCCGGGTAGCCGATGTCGGCCACGTACACGTCCCCGGCCATCTCCGCGCCCGGATACAGGAGCAGGCCGGGCTTGAGCCACCCCATGGTGACGGTGGCCGCCGCCCGCACGCACGGACCGTCGCAGCGTCCGGTATCGGCGTCCACGCCCGAGGGCACGTCCACGGCCACCACGGGCGCCCGGCAGCGCCCGGCAGCCTCGATCAGCGATGCCACCACGCCCCGGGCCGGGCCGCGGAACCCCGTGCCGGTCAGGGCGTCCACCACCAGGTCGCCGGAGGCGAGGACCGCGTCCACGGACACATCCGTGGCCTCGCGCACCGCCACGCCCGCGCCGACGGCCGCCTCCAGCATGCGGGCCGGTTCCCCCTGGAAGTCCCGGGCCGGAGCCGCCAGCACCACCGCCACGTCCGCCCCGGCCGCGCGCAGGTGGCGGGCCGCGGCCAGGCCGTCTCCGCCGTTGTGCCCCCGCCCGGCCAGGACGACCACCGTCCGGCCTCCGCGCTGGCGGAGCATCTCCGCGACCAGCTGGGCCACCCGCCGCCCGGCGGCGTCCATCAGCTGGGACACCGTCACCCCGAACTGCTGGGCGGCCCGGCGGTCCAGCTCGGCGATCTCCGCGGCGGTGGCGACGTGCATCCCGCCCGGGCTGTTCTCGCTGGCCGCGGCCGTCTCCTGGCAGGATCGCCAGCCGTCCACACCGCGCACACTATCCA
This window harbors:
- the galK gene encoding galactokinase, with translation MGSPLTDDAVAAAFAARFGGPPAVVARAPGRVNLIGEHTDYNDGLVLPAAIGRHVRIAARPSGTDLVRLAAVLYGETAEFPASDPGRPAVPPWARYPQGVAVKMADRGIRLRGVDALIDADLPVGAGLSSSAALEVAAALVFEHASGQGLAARERALLCRAAEVEWVGVPCGIMDQFAAALCRRGHALFIDCRSLETHHIPLPADLVLAVCDTGVSRALAASAYARRRQECAQAVRALARMGLPVRSLRDLTSDDLPAVERLPDPLRRRARHVVTENARVVEAARLLEGGQADGLREVFAASHRSLREDYEVSSAELDAMVQAALDAPGCVAARMTGAGFGGAVVALVRRGHGEAFLAAVVDGYRRRTGRDGSAFLTEATDGASLRGWRTSLR
- a CDS encoding NAD(P)H-hydrate dehydratase, with product MRGVDGWRSCQETAAASENSPGGMHVATAAEIAELDRRAAQQFGVTVSQLMDAAGRRVAQLVAEMLRQRGGRTVVVLAGRGHNGGDGLAAARHLRAAGADVAVVLAAPARDFQGEPARMLEAAVGAGVAVREATDVSVDAVLASGDLVVDALTGTGFRGPARGVVASLIEAAGRCRAPVVAVDVPSGVDADTGRCDGPCVRAAATVTMGWLKPGLLLYPGAEMAGDVYVADIGYPEPLRRDPGLRTHLVDSAMVRALLPPRRPDSHKGTYGRVLVVAGSVGFTGAAVLATRGALRAGAGLVTVAVPQSVYPIVASQVTEGMPTPLADEGGALGPACLVRLEELADAADVVAVGPGLSRTAGVAAVVEFLLGCGRPLVADADALNVLAGRAEALARARGPLVITPHPGELGRLVGRSAAEIQRDRLGSARSASERFRCVVVLKGARTVVAAPDGRAWIVPTGNPGMATGGMGDVLTGAVAALLGQGRDPAEAAYGAAYLHGLAADLLAAGRGQAGMLASEVADGLPAAIAAVQAGRVADPVRVLDD
- a CDS encoding ABC transporter substrate-binding protein; protein product: MGRRSLLSGVVSVVVLAVLLGGLPVARAGPAAKLEIFSWWTTGGEAAGLLKLFDLYRKQYPGVEIINATVAGGAGFEAKPALKARMLGGDPPDSFQVHMGRELIDTWVVTGYMEPLDDLYRSEGWERVFPRGVLELLRYRASYWSVPVNIHRANVLWYNRKVFQANGWRPPTTFDEFFALAERMKAKGITPLALGDVGIWASVHLFEVVLAGSMSPQAYKGLWTGATSWTGPEVRRALQTMARMLQYVNPDHAALSWDQANDLVIQGKAGMTIMGDWVDADNLAKGFKDSGWAPPPGTRGVFVALSDTFGLPKKAPHRVQAVNWLRLVGSKAGQEAFNPVKGSICARSDCNPQLFGPYLRSAMQDWAKDAIVPSLAHGAAASETWVTMINDVMTAFVNDRDVAKAQAGFAKACRDAGVCK